One genomic segment of Paenibacillus durus includes these proteins:
- a CDS encoding helix-turn-helix domain-containing protein, which produces MGQNGKLSTCTFVPVQIGFEMDTEYYIEKSVNYCSKLNHSVLYFQFKMNRDSDIIRVLPDGCVDILFGCDPLRPYSHVCGSVLQTRQIHFQAGTTYFGVRFLPESGINRKLSLKEALETEIPLMDLVKGKLGIYEDILRHDEFQLRIHYFEKYLLGTLLDVYQSPNLIDYCINQIYHSKGNITINQLADATGYSTRYIRIKFEDTLGISPKMFTQIIRFQHSLIMMLKHNLEPFEVIDEQGYYDQSHLIKEFKKFSKYTPVEIKAKWDQFTLDSERMTVSV; this is translated from the coding sequence ATGGGTCAAAACGGCAAGCTTTCAACCTGTACATTTGTTCCTGTGCAAATCGGTTTCGAAATGGATACGGAATATTATATAGAGAAATCGGTCAACTACTGTTCCAAGCTGAACCATTCCGTTCTGTACTTCCAATTCAAAATGAATCGGGATTCCGACATCATCCGGGTGCTGCCTGACGGCTGCGTCGATATTCTGTTCGGCTGCGACCCGCTGAGGCCTTACTCGCACGTATGCGGAAGCGTCCTGCAAACCCGGCAGATTCATTTTCAGGCTGGAACCACCTACTTCGGAGTCAGATTCTTGCCGGAGTCAGGCATTAACCGGAAATTGAGTCTGAAAGAAGCGCTGGAAACCGAAATCCCGCTGATGGATCTCGTTAAAGGCAAGCTCGGGATTTACGAGGATATTTTGCGGCATGATGAGTTTCAACTGCGTATCCATTATTTCGAAAAATATTTGCTCGGCACTTTGCTCGACGTCTATCAATCGCCCAATCTTATTGACTACTGCATCAATCAGATCTATCACAGCAAAGGAAACATCACGATCAATCAACTCGCCGACGCAACCGGCTACTCTACGAGATATATCCGCATTAAATTTGAAGACACCCTCGGCATCTCCCCCAAGATGTTCACCCAAATCATACGGTTTCAACACTCGCTCATTATGATGCTGAAGCATAACCTTGAGCCCTTCGAGGTTATTGATGAGCAGGGATATTACGATCAATCCCACTTGATCAAAGAATTCAAGAAATTCAGCAAGTATACGCCTGTTGAAATCAAGGCAAAATGGGATCAGTTCACACTCGATTCCGAGCGAATGACGGTTTCGGTATAA
- a CDS encoding RNA polymerase sigma factor, whose translation MRSLYLATSGQAIPPASRRYALAETSPEDAQDMTQEIFITAYRKLGHHHTDRSFAGWIYTIAIHIFQEKFRGRKKLIHQEIPADLMSPLPNPESEAIQQETRNELSRIVDKLPSNYRLMLMLRYTNDLTYEEIEQITGFSMNQIRNGLHRAKKRLQKMLTKEGVDFNEMLEHCTDGRISYKQAPE comes from the coding sequence ATACGGTCATTATATCTGGCAACTTCCGGACAGGCAATCCCGCCAGCTTCGCGGCGTTATGCTTTAGCAGAAACATCTCCTGAAGACGCTCAAGATATGACACAGGAAATTTTTATAACAGCTTATCGTAAGCTGGGGCACCATCATACAGACCGAAGCTTTGCAGGATGGATTTACACCATTGCTATTCATATCTTCCAAGAAAAATTCAGGGGGAGAAAAAAACTTATTCATCAAGAAATTCCTGCCGATCTTATGAGCCCGCTCCCTAATCCGGAGAGTGAAGCCATACAACAGGAGACCAGAAACGAACTCTCCCGTATAGTCGATAAGCTTCCAAGCAACTACAGATTAATGCTAATGCTGAGATATACAAATGACCTGACCTATGAAGAAATAGAACAAATAACGGGATTCAGTATGAACCAAATCAGAAACGGATTACATCGGGCTAAAAAAAGACTTCAAAAGATGCTTACAAAGGAAGGAGTTGACTTTAATGAAATGCTGGAGCACTGTACAGATGGAAGAATCTCTTATAAACAGGCACCTGAATAA
- a CDS encoding extracellular solute-binding protein codes for MRQARSFILITMICLLVVTLAACGSGNNTGTDKASGSDAQSGTEKITLTLQTPVTGQERVSDKIIADYQAEHPNVTIKVDALDLGAHNVKLNTQAAAGALSDIVVVNAGAAMQPFVDAGLLAPLDDILEKDGLKDTFLPLVLDGYKFNDQQYALPMAYNLTALFYNKALFEKIGAEVPTTFEELVEVSKKFKAAGILPIALAEKEAWTGGLLFGSVLTRQNGGPGFIKDVLDGKRNFQDPDFVESIKKFEDLIKAGAFQEGVTAVDYFTGLNQFLNGEAAMHINGTWISAAFPTAKAINDLRVTEFPTVNGKGQITDFSAGPGIALAVSSKGKHTEQAKDFVHYYMMHFPSVSLDMDNAIGIAQKIDGDLKAKGYSDLNIQIQELFTKIKRVEPVDANLNAATSEAHNKTLQNLFIDPNVKPEDVAKEYQDAYEANK; via the coding sequence ATGAGACAAGCACGAAGCTTCATTTTAATCACAATGATATGTTTACTCGTTGTTACTCTGGCCGCCTGCGGCTCCGGCAATAACACAGGAACGGATAAAGCTTCAGGCTCTGATGCGCAGAGCGGCACCGAAAAAATCACCCTGACTCTTCAAACCCCTGTAACCGGACAGGAAAGAGTCTCTGATAAAATCATTGCGGATTATCAAGCGGAGCATCCGAATGTAACGATTAAAGTGGATGCGCTCGATCTCGGCGCCCATAATGTAAAGCTGAACACGCAGGCGGCCGCCGGAGCGCTATCGGATATCGTCGTAGTGAACGCGGGCGCCGCGATGCAGCCTTTTGTCGATGCCGGACTGCTTGCCCCGCTGGACGACATTCTGGAGAAGGACGGTCTGAAGGATACCTTCCTTCCGCTGGTTCTGGACGGCTATAAATTCAATGATCAGCAATATGCGCTGCCGATGGCGTATAATCTGACCGCTTTGTTCTATAACAAGGCCTTGTTTGAGAAGATTGGGGCCGAGGTTCCCACAACGTTCGAAGAGCTGGTGGAGGTTTCGAAGAAATTCAAAGCCGCGGGCATTCTCCCCATCGCCCTTGCCGAGAAGGAGGCGTGGACGGGAGGGCTCTTGTTCGGATCTGTTCTGACGCGGCAAAACGGCGGCCCGGGATTCATTAAAGATGTCCTTGACGGCAAAAGAAATTTCCAAGATCCCGACTTTGTTGAATCAATCAAGAAATTTGAGGATTTGATCAAGGCCGGAGCGTTCCAGGAAGGGGTAACGGCGGTCGATTATTTTACGGGACTGAACCAGTTCCTTAACGGAGAAGCGGCCATGCATATTAACGGCACCTGGATCAGCGCCGCCTTCCCGACAGCCAAAGCGATCAATGATCTGCGAGTTACGGAATTCCCGACGGTTAACGGCAAAGGGCAGATCACCGACTTCAGCGCCGGACCCGGCATTGCGCTTGCTGTCTCCTCCAAGGGCAAGCATACCGAGCAGGCCAAGGATTTTGTCCACTATTATATGATGCATTTCCCAAGCGTTTCGCTGGATATGGATAATGCGATCGGCATTGCGCAGAAGATCGACGGAGATTTGAAAGCGAAGGGATACAGCGATCTGAACATTCAGATTCAGGAACTGTTCACCAAGATCAAGCGGGTCGAGCCGGTGGACGCCAATCTGAACGCCGCAACCTCGGAAGCGCATAATAAGACGCTGCAAAACCTGTTCATCGACCCTAACGTCAAGCCGGAGGATGTCGCCAAAGAGTATCAGGATGCTTATGAGGCCAATAAGTAG
- a CDS encoding DDE-type integrase/transposase/recombinase, whose protein sequence is MKDQKKAEALAAERMQLLAPLLAEGLDPAKAREMKAQICKQTGLSERTLRRYLASYRSEGFTGLKPKGKGRQPSEEILPTAVLEQAILLRREVPGRSVAQLIQILEWEGRISPGQIKRSTLQERLTACGYSSRHLRMYAESGVAARRFQQRHRNQLWQSDLKYGPYLPLGESGTMKQVYLVVFIDDATRFILHGEFVPVMDQRLVESAFRQAIQKYGVPEAVYFDNGKQYRTQAMTRICSKLGTRLLYAKPYSPESKGKVERFNQIVDSFLSEVALEKPKTLEQLNERFEVWLSECYQHKPHSALPDKQSPETAFRSDKKALRFMDPDTLADAFLHSEKRKVDKSGCISFMNRKYEVGLTVIGCTVEVVYDPADPTELTIEYEGRAPWRVREMEIGQRAGTRPALPEHLGASMTDTSRLLEAAEQRHQQRKQREAPAVTYRRVQAEDGHV, encoded by the coding sequence ATGAAAGACCAAAAGAAAGCCGAAGCCCTCGCCGCAGAGCGGATGCAGCTTCTCGCTCCCCTGCTTGCCGAAGGGCTGGACCCGGCCAAAGCCCGGGAGATGAAAGCGCAGATTTGTAAGCAAACCGGACTCTCCGAACGTACCTTGCGCCGGTATTTGGCGAGTTACCGGAGCGAAGGATTTACCGGCCTGAAGCCCAAAGGCAAAGGGCGGCAGCCCTCCGAAGAGATTCTTCCTACCGCCGTGCTCGAGCAAGCGATTCTCTTGCGCCGGGAGGTCCCCGGCCGCAGCGTCGCACAGCTCATTCAGATTTTAGAATGGGAAGGGCGGATTTCGCCGGGCCAAATTAAGCGTAGTACCCTGCAGGAGAGACTGACTGCCTGTGGCTACAGCTCGCGCCATCTGCGGATGTACGCCGAATCCGGGGTTGCCGCCAGACGCTTCCAGCAGCGCCACCGGAACCAGCTGTGGCAGTCAGACCTCAAATACGGACCGTATTTGCCCCTTGGCGAAAGCGGGACGATGAAACAGGTGTATCTGGTCGTGTTCATTGACGACGCTACAAGGTTTATTCTGCATGGGGAGTTTGTGCCGGTCATGGACCAGCGGCTGGTCGAATCGGCGTTTCGCCAAGCGATCCAGAAGTATGGGGTACCAGAAGCGGTCTATTTTGACAACGGCAAGCAGTACCGTACCCAAGCCATGACCCGGATATGTTCCAAGCTCGGAACCCGGCTGCTCTATGCGAAGCCCTACTCGCCTGAATCCAAAGGCAAGGTCGAACGGTTTAACCAAATCGTCGATTCGTTTCTGAGCGAAGTCGCCTTGGAGAAGCCGAAGACACTCGAGCAGTTGAATGAGCGCTTCGAGGTATGGCTCTCGGAGTGCTACCAGCACAAGCCCCACTCCGCCCTGCCGGACAAGCAAAGCCCGGAAACGGCGTTTCGGAGTGACAAGAAAGCGCTGCGGTTCATGGACCCGGATACCTTGGCGGACGCGTTCTTGCATAGTGAAAAGCGGAAGGTCGACAAGTCGGGCTGCATTAGCTTCATGAACCGAAAGTACGAAGTGGGCCTGACGGTCATTGGCTGTACGGTCGAGGTGGTTTATGACCCGGCAGACCCCACGGAACTGACGATTGAGTATGAGGGACGAGCGCCGTGGCGGGTGCGCGAGATGGAAATCGGTCAGCGGGCGGGAACCCGTCCGGCGTTGCCGGAGCACCTGGGCGCATCTATGACCGACACGTCGAGACTGCTGGAGGCGGCAGAGCAGCGACACCAGCAGCGCAAACAGCGGGAAGCACCTGCGGTGACGTACCGCAGAGTGCAGGCGGAGGATGGCCATGTTTGA
- a CDS encoding DUF4179 domain-containing protein, with protein sequence MEESLINRHLNKLEKHIENCPSCLARYEQLLQEQSEWSGALFQASLPASFTNQVLEALQETEIEPVEEAVHKNMIFPEKPSRRKYRNLQRWAAAAAILLILSGSLIYANPSIAEIVRSMFSSDAELDPGLEQSKKLGLIQDPDIDIRSHGYRIQVNEVSADAARLTIAVKVTDRFGKPVLQGFNWEQISVKDEQGNEIGLGRFGSGNSSVDVFTYIYKGELTSPTITVESRIDKIKGTKGNWKFSFPVDLTRADSLTTVDELNQHYVTPEGLNIQMNKLTHTPSGVKLELTTSLSQQARNNVPANREEMQKLMFHFEDEQGNIISQVNEMHSISMLAGETSKRTEQGIHWVYTFIDLPYDSQRIKMVLDGYSIPEKSEGSVVIYPSKLNKENAVFSNSGDKVWFEAFKVIQDPDQQAAIAAGVTKNQETKSAGVIKIKGEYVNMANPAVEQWQAIDDKGNKYPVEFRGSIDLGTKVQDGNFIIKGLSCMPTKLTLIRSIVGRYYSDVQWSFDLPKGRPIPGLENNEPIKYWEDILPVR encoded by the coding sequence ATGGAAGAATCTCTTATAAACAGGCACCTGAATAAGCTGGAGAAGCATATTGAGAACTGTCCATCTTGTTTAGCTCGTTACGAACAGCTGCTGCAAGAACAATCCGAATGGTCCGGCGCCTTGTTTCAGGCATCATTACCTGCTTCATTCACCAATCAAGTCTTGGAAGCTCTGCAAGAAACAGAGATAGAACCAGTTGAAGAGGCGGTACATAAAAATATGATTTTCCCTGAAAAACCTTCTCGCCGGAAATACAGAAATTTACAACGATGGGCTGCTGCCGCGGCGATTCTACTTATTCTGTCCGGGTCACTAATCTATGCAAATCCATCAATCGCGGAAATTGTTCGATCCATGTTTTCGTCTGACGCCGAACTGGACCCTGGACTGGAGCAGTCCAAAAAATTAGGTCTCATTCAAGATCCAGACATCGATATCAGAAGTCACGGCTACAGAATTCAAGTGAACGAGGTTTCAGCAGACGCGGCTAGACTCACAATAGCAGTAAAGGTCACCGATCGGTTTGGCAAACCGGTTCTACAAGGATTTAATTGGGAACAAATCAGCGTTAAGGATGAACAAGGGAATGAAATTGGCTTAGGGAGATTTGGAAGCGGAAATAGCAGCGTAGATGTTTTTACCTATATTTATAAAGGAGAACTTACTTCTCCAACAATTACTGTAGAGAGCCGCATTGATAAGATCAAAGGAACAAAAGGGAACTGGAAATTTTCTTTCCCGGTAGACTTGACCAGAGCCGACTCTTTAACTACTGTAGATGAGCTCAATCAACACTATGTTACTCCAGAAGGCCTGAATATCCAAATGAACAAACTGACCCATACTCCGAGCGGAGTGAAACTAGAACTTACTACATCGCTAAGCCAACAAGCAAGAAATAACGTTCCTGCTAATAGGGAAGAGATGCAGAAACTAATGTTTCATTTTGAAGATGAACAAGGAAATATAATATCGCAAGTTAATGAAATGCACTCGATTTCTATGTTAGCGGGAGAAACATCCAAACGTACGGAACAAGGGATCCACTGGGTGTATACCTTTATTGATCTGCCTTACGATTCACAGCGCATTAAGATGGTTCTGGACGGATATTCCATCCCTGAGAAGAGTGAGGGTTCCGTAGTCATTTATCCATCAAAGCTGAACAAAGAAAATGCCGTATTTAGCAATTCAGGCGATAAAGTATGGTTTGAAGCCTTTAAGGTTATTCAGGATCCTGATCAACAAGCAGCGATAGCGGCTGGAGTTACCAAGAATCAAGAAACGAAATCGGCTGGAGTAATCAAAATTAAGGGTGAATACGTGAATATGGCCAATCCAGCGGTCGAGCAATGGCAAGCCATTGATGATAAAGGCAATAAATACCCCGTAGAGTTTCGCGGGAGTATTGATCTTGGTACGAAAGTTCAGGATGGAAATTTTATCATCAAAGGATTATCCTGCATGCCGACGAAACTTACGTTGATTCGTAGTATTGTTGGTCGGTATTACTCAGATGTTCAATGGTCTTTTGACCTCCCGAAAGGCAGACCAATCCCCGGACTTGAGAATAACGAACCCATTAAATATTGGGAAGATATTTTACCTGTCCGTTAA
- a CDS encoding primary-amine oxidase, with protein MIISTSNHPLEPLTAEEITAAVHILRAEKDLDEFCRFASVNLLEPSKELVLRWSPGDSFEREAFCIVFNYKKNQTFEAIVSLSGNKVKSWTHVPGMQPGILLEEFEACQRIVKEHPEMQEAFRKRGITDFARIMVDPWSAGNFGIEEEIGVRLVRAICYYKTSDYDNGYARPLSGLYAIFDLNRLQVMKIVDKGPVPLPPLDGNYTPDKVGPLRTDLKPLEIVQPEGPSFTTNGHEISWQKWKIRFGFTSREGLVLHTVSYWDKDVYRPILYRASLSEMVVPYGDPTNPVNRNNAFDAGEYGIGALANSLELGCDCLGEIRYFNANLVDGEGNAVVIKNAVCLHEEDFGILWKHTDWRTGQVEVRRSRRLVLSSISTVGNYEYGFFWYFYQDGTIQFEVKLTGILHTQALEPGERVPYGNLIAPQLVAAHHQHFFNVRMDMMIDGVDNSIYEVNTSSMPPGPDNPYENGFIPVSTQLKTETEAIRDMDIRSSRYWKIVNPAKKNPVGDPVGYKLFPGENAFPFASDNSSLIKRAGFLKHHLWCTPYNPKEKYASGDYPNQHAGGAGLSSWVQQDRSLDNTDVVVWYTMGHHHVTRPEDWPVMPTAYIGFSLKPVGFFDRSPALDVPPSKPKHGSSCHSDHGPSCGSKK; from the coding sequence ATGATCATTTCGACAAGCAATCATCCCTTGGAGCCTTTGACCGCGGAAGAGATTACAGCCGCTGTTCACATTTTGAGGGCGGAGAAGGATTTGGACGAGTTCTGCCGGTTCGCAAGCGTTAACCTGCTGGAGCCTTCGAAGGAACTGGTGCTACGGTGGAGCCCTGGCGATTCCTTTGAGCGGGAAGCGTTCTGTATTGTTTTCAACTATAAAAAGAACCAGACGTTCGAAGCCATCGTATCCTTATCGGGCAATAAAGTGAAGTCATGGACGCATGTTCCTGGTATGCAGCCCGGGATTCTGCTGGAGGAATTTGAGGCCTGCCAACGAATCGTCAAAGAGCATCCGGAGATGCAGGAGGCATTTCGTAAGCGCGGGATCACGGATTTTGCCCGGATCATGGTGGACCCTTGGTCGGCGGGAAATTTCGGAATCGAGGAAGAAATCGGGGTTCGTCTCGTCCGCGCGATCTGCTACTACAAAACTTCGGATTACGACAATGGCTATGCGCGGCCTTTATCCGGTCTGTATGCGATCTTTGACCTGAACCGGCTGCAAGTCATGAAGATTGTTGACAAAGGCCCCGTTCCACTGCCGCCGCTGGACGGCAATTATACCCCGGATAAGGTAGGTCCGCTTCGAACCGACCTGAAGCCGCTTGAAATTGTTCAGCCCGAAGGGCCGAGCTTTACGACCAACGGGCATGAAATTAGCTGGCAAAAATGGAAAATCCGCTTCGGCTTCACGAGCCGCGAAGGCTTGGTACTACATACGGTGAGCTACTGGGACAAGGATGTATACCGCCCGATCCTGTACCGCGCTTCGCTATCGGAAATGGTGGTGCCTTACGGGGACCCGACCAATCCGGTTAACCGCAACAACGCCTTTGACGCGGGTGAATATGGCATTGGCGCGCTGGCCAACTCACTGGAGCTGGGATGTGACTGTCTGGGCGAAATCCGGTATTTTAACGCGAATCTCGTAGACGGCGAAGGAAATGCAGTCGTGATCAAAAATGCGGTCTGTCTGCATGAAGAAGACTTTGGCATTCTGTGGAAGCATACGGATTGGAGAACGGGGCAGGTCGAAGTCCGCCGATCCAGGCGGCTCGTGCTGTCGAGCATTTCGACGGTGGGAAATTACGAGTACGGATTTTTCTGGTACTTCTATCAGGATGGAACGATTCAGTTTGAGGTCAAGCTAACGGGAATTCTCCATACCCAAGCGCTGGAGCCCGGCGAAAGGGTGCCTTACGGCAATCTGATCGCACCGCAATTGGTGGCGGCCCATCACCAGCATTTCTTCAACGTGCGGATGGATATGATGATCGACGGCGTGGACAATTCCATCTATGAGGTCAATACGTCCAGCATGCCGCCGGGACCGGACAATCCTTATGAGAATGGGTTTATTCCGGTATCAACCCAGCTGAAGACAGAAACCGAAGCCATACGGGACATGGATATCCGCTCCTCGCGCTATTGGAAGATTGTAAACCCTGCTAAGAAAAATCCTGTGGGCGATCCTGTGGGCTACAAGCTGTTCCCGGGCGAGAACGCCTTTCCCTTTGCCAGCGATAACTCCAGTCTTATCAAGCGCGCTGGCTTTCTGAAGCATCACCTGTGGTGCACGCCGTACAATCCGAAAGAAAAATACGCTTCCGGCGACTATCCGAACCAGCATGCGGGTGGAGCGGGTTTAAGCTCCTGGGTACAGCAGGATCGGTCCCTCGACAATACGGATGTAGTCGTATGGTACACGATGGGCCATCACCATGTCACACGGCCGGAGGATTGGCCGGTCATGCCGACGGCTTATATCGGATTTTCGCTGAAGCCGGTAGGCTTCTTCGACCGGAGTCCCGCGCTGGACGTACCTCCGTCTAAGCCTAAGCACGGTTCCAGCTGCCATTCGGACCATGGTCCGAGCTGCGGTTCCAAGAAATAA
- a CDS encoding ExeA family protein translates to MFESFYELHRAPFSRDLAVDELYASASQEEMLGRLAYVAERQWFAVLTGDCGTGKTTTIRRLAKELDEARFKLLYLSDSKLTPRHFYKGLLEQLGCESKFYRGDAKRQLHREIELMRGIHRLQPVVVVDEAHLLDREMLEELRFLLNLKMDSQSPMALILVGQSELWDRLGLQAYAAIRQRIDMQCYLPHMDRAEVGAYMKRHLSAAGAEHELFTEAAMDEIYRFSSGAARLVNKLCTHALIYGAQNKHRIVDDHMVKRVIQGELS, encoded by the coding sequence ATGTTTGAGTCCTTCTACGAGTTGCACCGTGCTCCGTTCTCCAGAGATCTTGCGGTAGACGAGTTATATGCGTCTGCGTCGCAGGAAGAAATGCTCGGGCGTCTGGCCTATGTCGCGGAACGCCAGTGGTTTGCCGTGCTCACAGGGGACTGCGGGACCGGGAAAACGACTACGATCCGGCGGTTAGCCAAGGAACTGGACGAGGCGCGCTTTAAGCTACTCTACCTGTCCGATTCGAAACTGACCCCGCGCCACTTCTACAAAGGGCTGCTGGAGCAGCTCGGCTGTGAGTCGAAATTTTACCGGGGGGATGCAAAACGGCAGTTACACCGGGAGATTGAACTCATGCGTGGGATTCACCGGCTACAGCCCGTGGTCGTGGTCGATGAAGCCCATCTGCTGGACCGGGAGATGCTGGAGGAACTGCGATTTCTACTAAATCTGAAAATGGATTCACAGAGTCCGATGGCCCTGATTCTGGTGGGGCAAAGCGAACTGTGGGACCGGCTGGGGCTGCAAGCCTATGCGGCGATCCGCCAGCGAATTGATATGCAGTGTTATCTTCCGCATATGGACCGGGCGGAAGTGGGGGCCTATATGAAGAGGCATCTGAGTGCAGCAGGTGCCGAGCATGAACTGTTTACGGAGGCGGCGATGGATGAAATCTACCGTTTTTCCAGCGGAGCCGCCCGGCTGGTGAACAAGCTCTGTACCCACGCGTTGATCTACGGCGCACAGAACAAGCACCGGATTGTGGACGACCATATGGTAAAGCGCGTGATCCAGGGAGAATTGTCATGA
- a CDS encoding DUF6431 domain-containing protein: protein MKRSLVFFVRGAEEVPCPCCTENLEIIGSRERKVRGGGGELRQLVIRRLRCVGCRRIHHELPDLLIPYKRYDSRCIEQAVTEPEASVTACAETSTLRRWKVWFRVLSIYFILVLQALEARMSGLAPGSPEASDHLRMTSAPAFRQQGPGWLARLVRPVANAHLWVHTRFAYLSAPALR from the coding sequence TTGAAAAGATCCCTGGTGTTTTTCGTCAGGGGTGCGGAGGAGGTGCCCTGCCCGTGCTGCACAGAGAACCTGGAGATTATCGGTAGCCGGGAGCGGAAGGTCCGGGGTGGGGGTGGTGAGCTGCGCCAACTGGTGATTCGCAGACTCCGGTGTGTGGGATGCCGCAGGATTCACCATGAGCTCCCGGATCTACTCATTCCCTATAAACGGTACGATTCCCGTTGTATCGAACAGGCGGTCACGGAGCCGGAGGCGTCCGTGACCGCCTGCGCGGAAACCTCTACGTTACGGCGTTGGAAGGTCTGGTTTCGCGTGCTCTCTATCTACTTCATCCTCGTTCTGCAGGCGCTGGAGGCTCGGATGTCCGGCCTCGCTCCCGGGTCCCCCGAAGCTTCGGATCACCTGCGTATGACCTCCGCCCCCGCCTTTCGTCAGCAAGGACCCGGCTGGCTGGCCAGACTTGTCCGCCCCGTCGCAAACGCTCATTTGTGGGTACATACCCGTTTTGCCTATCTGTCCGCCCCGGCTCTACGGTAG
- a CDS encoding class II histone deacetylase, whose translation MSLQTGFIYDESYFWHDAGNGVLGWRAGGWLEPDTYAENPATKRRLKNLLDRSGFIKELKSIAPRKATPEEIALFHTPEYINKVKALSDQQGGDAGMMAIVGIGSYEIAQLSTGGALTAVDAVMKREAANVYALTRPPGHHAERDNGMGFCLFNNVAVAANYAREQYGLKRILIIDWDVHHGNGTESGFYDDNEILFVSLHQEFNFPYNRGFVSDIGEGKGLGYNVNIPLPAGTGNAGYLYALEKVVSPIAEQFEPELILVSAGQDASPFDPLSQMMVTAAGFGEIAAFVKGMAERLCQGRLAVCHEGGYSTGYVPFCSLRIIESLSGKKSAVEGDPFQMGIQGLPTNTLFPHQKEAVDQVVKIQSEFWDIGKGLA comes from the coding sequence TTGAGTTTACAAACCGGGTTCATTTACGACGAAAGTTATTTTTGGCATGATGCCGGAAACGGGGTGCTTGGCTGGCGGGCCGGCGGATGGCTGGAGCCGGACACCTATGCAGAGAATCCGGCGACCAAGCGGCGTCTGAAAAATCTTCTGGATCGGAGCGGCTTTATCAAGGAATTAAAATCCATCGCCCCCCGGAAGGCAACTCCTGAAGAAATCGCGCTGTTTCATACCCCTGAGTATATCAATAAGGTAAAAGCCTTGAGCGATCAGCAAGGCGGCGATGCGGGAATGATGGCGATCGTCGGCATCGGCTCTTACGAAATCGCGCAGCTGTCGACAGGCGGGGCGCTGACAGCGGTGGACGCAGTGATGAAGAGGGAAGCGGCTAATGTTTATGCGTTGACGAGACCGCCCGGACATCATGCGGAACGTGATAACGGAATGGGATTTTGCCTATTTAACAATGTGGCTGTCGCCGCGAATTATGCCCGTGAACAATACGGCCTGAAGCGCATTCTGATTATTGATTGGGATGTGCACCATGGAAATGGAACGGAAAGCGGCTTCTATGACGACAATGAGATCCTGTTCGTCTCCCTGCATCAGGAATTCAACTTTCCTTATAACAGGGGCTTCGTCAGCGACATAGGGGAAGGCAAAGGACTCGGCTACAACGTGAATATTCCTCTGCCGGCCGGAACCGGTAATGCCGGGTATCTCTACGCACTTGAGAAGGTTGTCTCTCCGATTGCGGAACAGTTCGAGCCTGAACTGATTCTGGTGTCGGCAGGACAGGATGCCAGTCCCTTTGATCCGTTATCGCAAATGATGGTTACGGCGGCGGGGTTTGGAGAGATTGCGGCTTTTGTGAAGGGAATGGCGGAGCGTCTCTGTCAAGGACGATTGGCTGTCTGCCATGAGGGCGGCTACAGCACGGGTTATGTTCCGTTTTGCAGCTTGCGAATCATCGAGTCGCTTAGCGGGAAGAAGAGCGCTGTGGAAGGAGATCCCTTTCAGATGGGAATTCAAGGTCTGCCAACGAATACGTTGTTCCCCCACCAGAAAGAGGCGGTCGATCAAGTTGTAAAAATACAGTCTGAATTTTGGGATATAGGTAAGGGGTTAGCATAA